Proteins encoded by one window of Corynebacterium amycolatum:
- a CDS encoding Y-family DNA polymerase yields the protein MAAAESNRVVALWLPDWPVQAAHLASVTSQANPLSPVAIVGDSGVAACSPSARRAGVRRGQSRRHAEALCPELEVVEESAVRDAAEFESVLQRLEAVAAGVEALRPGLAVVAARGVMRYYGGQDVALEKLLDAAAVPGVDCSLGLADDIVTAILAARRGVLVAPGEDEGKRFRQGISLVELRAESALEMPAELAKSWQELGLRTLGDVAALPKRDIANRFGVQGARWHDLACRGEVRLVAPRSLPPGLAASYQSWESPLRRVDEASFVARFLAGQLHEQLFNHGYSCYRLAVVAQFSDGSEVRRVWRCTEPLAEQTTADRVRWQLDGWLNNRNRQQPRGNSDTGAGVVGCAEENDGDDSRGIVELQLEPLDVVAAGTVKQDLWHGSDDARAKARRAAERVQGLLGPEAVQQPIMQGGRGPGERVGFVAFGENPKNTKTAEINQPWPGAVLAPNPAIIPATANAEVEVLDADGHTVGVTGRATMTAEPSLVRHGVTTYRVSSWAGPWPIDERWWVPDEARRAARIQIRAVANDGTIAAWLLIGHAGAWRIEGAYA from the coding sequence ATGGCAGCGGCGGAATCGAACCGTGTGGTGGCGCTATGGCTTCCTGATTGGCCAGTGCAGGCAGCGCATCTAGCATCTGTGACGTCGCAGGCTAATCCGCTCAGTCCAGTTGCAATTGTGGGTGATAGCGGAGTCGCTGCTTGTTCTCCAAGTGCACGCCGTGCAGGGGTACGGCGCGGGCAAAGTCGTCGTCATGCGGAAGCGTTGTGCCCGGAACTGGAGGTTGTCGAGGAAAGTGCGGTGCGCGACGCTGCGGAATTCGAGTCCGTGCTGCAACGGTTGGAGGCGGTGGCAGCTGGTGTCGAAGCTCTACGGCCAGGCTTGGCGGTTGTGGCAGCGCGAGGGGTAATGCGTTATTACGGCGGACAGGATGTGGCCTTGGAAAAGCTGCTTGATGCCGCTGCAGTACCGGGTGTGGACTGCAGCTTGGGGCTCGCGGACGATATTGTGACAGCTATTTTGGCAGCGCGCCGGGGAGTGCTGGTAGCTCCCGGGGAGGATGAAGGCAAAAGATTTCGGCAGGGAATCTCTCTGGTGGAGCTTAGGGCGGAAAGTGCACTGGAGATGCCCGCAGAGCTTGCGAAGTCGTGGCAGGAACTCGGTCTGCGCACATTGGGAGATGTCGCTGCGTTGCCGAAGCGGGATATAGCCAACAGGTTTGGGGTGCAGGGGGCTAGATGGCATGATTTGGCCTGTCGTGGGGAAGTGCGGTTGGTAGCGCCGCGATCTTTGCCACCAGGATTGGCTGCGAGCTACCAGTCTTGGGAGAGTCCACTCCGGAGAGTGGACGAGGCCTCATTCGTGGCGCGTTTTCTAGCTGGGCAACTGCATGAACAGCTTTTTAACCATGGGTATTCGTGCTACCGCTTAGCGGTGGTGGCGCAGTTTAGTGACGGCTCAGAGGTGCGCAGAGTATGGCGCTGCACTGAGCCACTGGCAGAACAGACTACGGCTGACAGAGTTCGGTGGCAGCTCGATGGCTGGCTGAATAACAGGAATCGGCAGCAGCCACGAGGGAACAGCGACACTGGTGCTGGAGTTGTTGGCTGCGCTGAGGAAAATGACGGAGATGATAGCCGCGGAATCGTAGAGCTGCAGTTAGAGCCACTGGATGTGGTCGCCGCCGGGACTGTAAAGCAGGATTTGTGGCACGGTAGTGATGATGCGCGAGCTAAAGCGCGCCGGGCTGCAGAGCGTGTGCAGGGGTTACTGGGGCCAGAGGCAGTACAGCAACCAATCATGCAAGGCGGGCGTGGCCCAGGCGAAAGAGTGGGATTTGTCGCTTTCGGAGAAAACCCCAAAAACACAAAAACCGCGGAAATTAATCAGCCATGGCCGGGAGCTGTTCTTGCCCCCAATCCGGCAATTATTCCCGCGACTGCGAATGCAGAGGTGGAAGTGCTCGACGCCGATGGGCACACCGTGGGCGTAACTGGGCGAGCGACCATGACGGCGGAACCGTCCCTGGTGCGACATGGAGTAACAACGTATCGCGTGTCATCGTGGGCTGGGCCCTGGCCGATTGATGAGCGCTGGTGGGTACCCGATGAGGCTCGCCGAGCGGCAAGAATACAAATCCGTGCGGTAGCGAATGACGGTACCATCGCCGCCTGGTTGCTCATAGGGCATGCCGGCGCATGGAGAATCGAGGGTGCTTACGCGTAG
- a CDS encoding antibiotic biosynthesis monooxygenase family protein yields MSIVKINAITVPEGAGEELERRFSANSSKMTDVPGFIGFQLLRPTAGESRYFVFTEWESEEAYQGWREGRAFKASHEGEKRKPVSSSADLLEFDVVLDVKA; encoded by the coding sequence ATGAGCATTGTAAAAATTAACGCTATTACCGTTCCTGAGGGTGCGGGAGAAGAGCTCGAACGTCGCTTTTCCGCTAACTCTTCGAAAATGACCGATGTCCCGGGGTTTATTGGTTTCCAGCTGCTGCGTCCAACCGCAGGGGAGAGCCGCTACTTCGTCTTCACTGAGTGGGAGAGCGAGGAGGCCTACCAGGGGTGGCGTGAGGGCCGTGCCTTCAAGGCATCGCATGAGGGCGAAAAGCGCAAGCCGGTGTCGTCGTCGGCTGATTTGCTCGAATTCGATGTAGTCCTGGATGTGAAGGCGTAA
- the guaA gene encoding glutamine-hydrolyzing GMP synthase — MSEQVTKPVLVVDFGAQYAQLIARRVREAKIYSEVVSHDATTEEIKAKNPAALVLSGGPSSAYAEGAPKLNPEWLELGIPVFGICYGFQVMTEVLGGTIAATGDREYGRTQLNVVDGGGVAHAGVPETHEVWMSHGDAVSEAPEGFTVTASTKGAPVAAFECLEKRMAGVQYHPEVNHSPYGQQVLEKFLYEIAGLEPDWTAANIAEELIEQVRNQVGETGRAICGLSGGVDSAVAAALVQRAIGDRLTCVFVDHGLLRQGEREQVEKDFVAATGAKLITVDDSKVFLDALAGITDPETKRKTIGREFIRSFERAVAQALEGAPEGETVDFLVQGTLYPDVVESGGGSGTANIKSHHNVGGLPDDVEFTLVEPLRLLFKDEVRAVGRELGLPEEIVARQPFPGPGLGIRIIGAVDEERLDTLRRADAIAREEMTAAGMDEVVWQCPVVLLADVRSVGVQGDGRTYGHPIVLRPVSSEDAMTADWTRVPYDTLEKISTRITNEVPEVNRVVLDVTSKPPGTIEWE, encoded by the coding sequence GTGTCTGAACAGGTGACTAAGCCCGTCCTCGTCGTGGACTTCGGTGCGCAGTATGCACAGCTCATCGCGCGACGTGTGCGCGAGGCAAAAATTTATTCCGAAGTGGTCTCGCATGATGCGACGACCGAAGAAATCAAGGCCAAGAACCCGGCCGCGCTGGTGCTGTCCGGCGGCCCGTCCAGTGCCTACGCCGAAGGTGCCCCGAAGCTCAACCCAGAGTGGCTTGAGCTGGGCATTCCGGTGTTTGGTATTTGCTACGGTTTCCAGGTGATGACTGAGGTGCTCGGCGGCACGATCGCTGCTACCGGTGACCGTGAGTACGGCCGCACGCAGCTAAACGTCGTCGACGGTGGCGGTGTCGCTCACGCTGGTGTGCCGGAGACGCACGAGGTGTGGATGAGCCACGGTGACGCGGTGTCTGAGGCACCGGAGGGCTTCACCGTTACGGCGTCCACCAAGGGTGCTCCGGTAGCCGCTTTCGAGTGCTTGGAAAAGCGCATGGCCGGTGTGCAGTACCACCCGGAGGTCAACCACTCGCCGTATGGTCAGCAGGTTCTGGAGAAGTTCCTGTACGAGATTGCTGGCCTGGAGCCGGACTGGACTGCCGCTAATATCGCGGAAGAGCTGATTGAGCAGGTCCGTAATCAGGTCGGTGAGACCGGTCGCGCAATTTGCGGTCTGTCTGGCGGCGTTGACTCCGCAGTTGCCGCCGCGCTGGTGCAGCGCGCTATTGGTGACCGTCTGACCTGTGTCTTCGTCGATCATGGGCTGCTGCGTCAGGGCGAGCGCGAGCAGGTTGAGAAGGATTTCGTTGCTGCAACTGGCGCGAAGCTGATCACCGTCGACGACTCCAAAGTCTTCCTGGATGCTTTGGCTGGTATCACCGATCCGGAGACCAAGCGTAAGACTATCGGCCGTGAGTTCATCCGATCCTTCGAGCGCGCTGTCGCTCAGGCACTGGAGGGCGCTCCGGAGGGCGAGACCGTGGACTTCCTGGTTCAGGGCACCCTGTACCCGGATGTGGTGGAGTCCGGCGGCGGTTCTGGTACTGCCAACATCAAGAGCCACCACAACGTCGGTGGTCTGCCGGATGACGTTGAGTTCACCCTCGTTGAGCCGCTGCGCCTGCTGTTCAAGGACGAGGTCCGTGCGGTCGGCCGTGAGCTGGGGCTGCCGGAAGAAATCGTTGCTCGTCAGCCGTTCCCGGGTCCGGGGCTCGGTATCCGCATCATCGGCGCTGTCGATGAGGAGCGCCTGGATACCCTCCGCCGTGCCGACGCCATTGCGCGCGAGGAAATGACGGCCGCAGGTATGGATGAGGTTGTCTGGCAGTGCCCGGTCGTCCTGCTTGCCGACGTTCGCTCGGTCGGTGTTCAGGGCGATGGTCGTACTTATGGCCACCCAATTGTGCTGCGCCCGGTTTCCTCTGAGGATGCGATGACCGCTGACTGGACTCGCGTTCCGTACGACACTTTGGAGAAGATTTCCACCCGTATTACCAACGAGGTGCCAGAGGTCAACCGAGTGGTCCTGGATGTGACTTCCAAGCCGCCGGGAACCATTGAGTGGGAGTAA